The following are encoded in a window of Halosolutus halophilus genomic DNA:
- a CDS encoding molybdopterin-dependent oxidoreductase encodes MSTYPSRSDAVFTILAGITGVAGSFAVTGYTRRFIVAPIDALVVRTTPGAIVAWMIQNVGEEAHLLHIALSFAIAIGLLAGAALVGLRTARRLDRPVVGVGLAGVLAWGITAAITTDPLLAVAAAVPVVAFSGIGIGSGTADEYDPSRRRVLVSATSALAFVGVSAAFGRMVFGPDPEYDANAEISDAVRRLLQQADEQSLDTAGDNLPGLVSSIDEFYNVDIAEFDPRVPADDWSVTLTGQVEDDVTVTFEELTDKPIEHRYVTLRCVGEELNGRKMDTAVWTGTPIKPLLEEADPNGECGCAMLRAEDDYFVQFPTDALEDAFLAWEMNGQPLPRSHGHPVRVLVPGHWGETNVKWLDEIELLDEEMDGYWEQRGWHGTGPVNTVAKLWDYTRIGDGRLEVAGHAYAGTRGIERVEVSTDGGDTWADAELSQPLPGDDVWRQWRYVFEQEGVHEVVVRAIDGTGERQPEERSEAFPSGATGWVSKTIAP; translated from the coding sequence ATGAGCACGTACCCGTCCCGCAGCGACGCAGTATTCACCATCCTGGCCGGAATCACCGGTGTGGCCGGCTCGTTTGCGGTCACGGGGTATACGAGACGGTTCATCGTCGCGCCCATCGACGCGCTCGTCGTTCGCACGACGCCGGGAGCGATCGTCGCCTGGATGATCCAGAACGTCGGCGAGGAGGCCCACCTCTTGCACATCGCGCTTTCGTTCGCCATCGCGATCGGATTGCTCGCTGGCGCTGCCCTGGTCGGACTCCGGACCGCACGACGGCTGGATCGGCCCGTCGTCGGTGTCGGGCTCGCGGGCGTCCTCGCCTGGGGGATAACCGCAGCGATCACGACAGACCCGTTGCTCGCCGTCGCGGCGGCCGTTCCGGTGGTCGCGTTCTCCGGGATCGGTATCGGTTCGGGTACAGCGGACGAGTACGATCCCTCCCGGCGGCGAGTCCTCGTCTCGGCGACGAGTGCGCTCGCGTTCGTCGGCGTGTCGGCCGCCTTCGGTCGGATGGTGTTCGGACCCGATCCCGAATACGACGCAAACGCGGAGATAAGCGATGCCGTCAGACGGTTGCTCCAGCAGGCTGACGAACAATCCCTCGACACAGCCGGCGACAATCTGCCCGGACTCGTCAGTTCCATCGACGAGTTCTACAACGTCGACATCGCGGAGTTCGACCCCCGAGTGCCGGCCGACGACTGGTCGGTGACTCTCACCGGGCAAGTCGAGGACGACGTGACGGTCACGTTCGAGGAGTTGACCGACAAGCCGATCGAACACCGGTACGTGACCTTGCGGTGCGTCGGCGAGGAGCTCAACGGCCGGAAGATGGACACGGCCGTCTGGACCGGGACGCCGATCAAGCCGCTCCTGGAGGAGGCCGATCCCAACGGAGAGTGTGGCTGTGCGATGCTCCGGGCCGAAGACGACTACTTCGTCCAGTTCCCGACCGACGCGCTCGAGGACGCCTTCCTCGCCTGGGAGATGAACGGGCAGCCGCTCCCGAGGTCCCACGGCCATCCCGTGCGCGTCCTCGTCCCCGGGCACTGGGGGGAGACGAACGTCAAGTGGCTCGACGAGATCGAGTTGCTCGACGAGGAGATGGACGGCTACTGGGAACAGCGGGGGTGGCACGGGACCGGACCCGTGAACACCGTCGCCAAACTCTGGGACTACACACGCATCGGTGACGGCCGTCTCGAGGTTGCTGGCCACGCCTACGCCGGAACGCGTGGAATCGAACGCGTCGAAGTGTCGACCGACGGGGGCGACACGTGGGCGGATGCCGAACTCTCGCAGCCGCTACCCGGAGACGACGTCTGGCGACAGTGGCGGTACGTCTTCGAGCAGGAGGGAGTCCACGAGGTCGTCGTCCGGGCTATCGACGGCACCGGGGAGCGTCAGCCGGAAGAACGCTCGGAGGCGTTCCCGAGCGGGGCGACGGGGTGGGTTTCGAAAACGATCGCCCCGTGA
- a CDS encoding rhomboid family intramembrane serine protease has translation MPITPTQAALVVTVVVALGFVWYTEGRDRWRSFVADRFVYGVPWGTVATVAIVVAFYVLVQSSVRHVSDPVTLPFVTWSYFYPTGLLTAGIAHASPGHVASNMAGTIAFAPIAEYAWGHYPPSTRSGTAGTDGDATADGWLARPWVRALVVFPAALLAAAFLTAVFGLGPGLGFSGAVFAIAGFAVVTYPIPTVVAVVAASAVQTLYLALSQPIVRETIDRGAPAPPAWAGIGFQAHLLGFLLGVVLGALLLRTRRRRPAAERVFFATLAVGLVQSLWLLVWSSDDVFYLYRGVGVVLVFGLTLVITVAIAGGTRPLPRPLSVLPRAPTRRRLAIGWLAVLAVGLVGAAVAGVVLDEIPLARTLGPLLVVAVVLAVPALLPFVPDRVYAGPVTRRGAAIALLIVLTGLVALPSIPFNLLVVGGDAVPGSGGVEVGGYTVTYEENATAGQTPIVGPDPDDVDEGGGALDVRQSGLIVVSDDREIWTVVEREAVLAHEGDATVELGGIGWRESVEATRTGWDVVGNESAYAVDLTVDGETTRSFASAPVRAGATIDGHAIDVDPTDDAFLLRVTSDGDAVGDAEIPEVNETATIGPVEFSTERAANGEGDADGGSGDDGEGDDGDADDERVRVFASIDDTEVLIAERETYAD, from the coding sequence ATGCCGATCACACCGACGCAGGCCGCCCTGGTGGTGACGGTGGTCGTCGCACTCGGATTCGTCTGGTACACGGAGGGGCGGGATCGCTGGCGATCGTTCGTCGCGGACCGGTTCGTCTACGGCGTCCCGTGGGGAACGGTGGCTACCGTCGCGATCGTCGTCGCGTTCTACGTGCTGGTCCAGAGCAGCGTCCGTCACGTGTCCGATCCGGTTACGCTGCCGTTCGTCACGTGGTCGTACTTCTATCCGACCGGGCTGCTGACGGCCGGGATCGCCCACGCCTCGCCCGGACACGTCGCGTCAAATATGGCCGGGACGATCGCGTTCGCGCCGATCGCCGAGTACGCGTGGGGCCACTATCCGCCCTCGACGCGATCGGGAACTGCGGGAACGGACGGCGATGCGACCGCCGACGGGTGGCTCGCACGCCCGTGGGTTCGCGCCCTCGTCGTGTTTCCGGCTGCACTCCTCGCGGCGGCGTTCTTGACGGCGGTGTTCGGGCTGGGACCGGGGCTCGGGTTCTCCGGTGCGGTGTTCGCGATCGCGGGGTTCGCCGTCGTGACGTATCCGATCCCGACGGTCGTCGCCGTCGTCGCGGCGAGCGCGGTCCAGACGCTGTACCTGGCGCTGAGTCAGCCGATCGTCCGGGAGACGATCGATCGGGGTGCGCCCGCCCCGCCGGCGTGGGCCGGGATCGGCTTCCAGGCGCACCTGCTCGGCTTCCTGCTGGGCGTCGTGCTCGGTGCCCTCCTGTTGCGCACTCGAAGGCGGCGACCGGCGGCCGAACGCGTGTTCTTCGCGACGCTGGCGGTCGGACTCGTCCAGTCGCTCTGGCTGCTCGTCTGGTCCAGCGACGACGTCTTCTACCTGTACCGCGGTGTCGGCGTCGTCCTCGTGTTCGGCCTGACGCTGGTGATCACCGTGGCGATCGCGGGCGGCACCCGTCCGCTGCCGCGGCCCCTCTCGGTCCTCCCTCGCGCACCGACGCGCCGACGGCTCGCGATCGGCTGGCTCGCCGTCCTCGCGGTCGGGCTGGTGGGGGCTGCCGTCGCGGGCGTCGTTCTGGACGAGATCCCGCTCGCCCGGACGCTCGGGCCGCTGCTCGTCGTCGCAGTCGTGCTCGCAGTGCCGGCGCTCCTCCCGTTCGTACCCGATCGGGTGTACGCGGGTCCGGTGACGCGTCGCGGGGCCGCGATCGCGCTCCTGATCGTTCTGACGGGTCTCGTCGCCCTCCCGAGTATTCCGTTCAACCTGCTCGTCGTCGGGGGCGACGCCGTGCCCGGATCCGGTGGCGTCGAGGTCGGCGGCTACACCGTGACCTACGAGGAGAACGCGACCGCCGGCCAGACCCCGATCGTCGGCCCGGACCCCGACGACGTGGACGAGGGGGGCGGAGCCCTCGACGTTCGGCAGAGCGGCCTGATCGTCGTCAGCGACGACCGCGAGATCTGGACCGTCGTGGAGCGCGAGGCGGTCCTCGCCCACGAGGGCGACGCGACGGTCGAACTCGGCGGAATCGGCTGGCGGGAGTCCGTCGAGGCGACCCGCACCGGCTGGGACGTCGTCGGGAACGAGAGCGCCTACGCCGTCGATCTCACCGTCGACGGCGAGACGACGCGATCGTTCGCGTCCGCCCCGGTGCGGGCGGGTGCCACGATCGACGGGCACGCGATCGACGTCGATCCGACCGACGACGCGTTCCTGCTTCGCGTCACGAGCGACGGGGACGCGGTCGGCGACGCCGAGATCCCCGAGGTGAACGAGACGGCGACGATCGGTCCTGTCGAGTTCTCGACGGAGCGAGCGGCGAACGGCGAAGGCGATGCCGATGGAGGGTCCGGCGATGACGGCGAGGGCGACGACGGCGACGCGGACGACGAGCGAGTGCGAGTATTCGCGTCGATCGACGACACCGAAGTCCTGATCGCCGAGCGCGAGACGTACGCCGACTGA
- a CDS encoding NAD(P)/FAD-dependent oxidoreductase: MTRIGIVGAGAAAAAATYALDEAIDDASVTVLEKSRGVCGRAATRRRGDVVYDYGANYVKSEDDRVVDLLTGTLDTDGLVDVEEPIWTFDRDGTVSEGRDADEHKWTYRQGLTQIAKRLFARTDATIRQETRIDRLIRDANAGPADPQWRLEDDDGETWGPFDVLCLNPPAPQTAELLRSAAWDADVRTSLVDAIEDVPYRTVWTGVLHYPFELEKPYYALVNADKDHEIGWVAREECKPGHIPEGESLLIVQANHDWSVAHYDDDLGENIRALAAMTVDILDDDRLTDPDWTDHQGWRYAQPEAGVLEGPLRAAEDANLYCLGDWVAGEGRIHAALRNGLDVSERIVLSR, from the coding sequence ATGACACGGATCGGCATCGTCGGTGCGGGTGCGGCAGCCGCAGCCGCGACGTACGCCCTCGACGAGGCGATCGACGACGCGTCCGTGACGGTCCTCGAGAAGTCCCGCGGCGTCTGCGGCCGGGCCGCGACGCGGCGGCGCGGCGACGTCGTCTACGACTACGGCGCGAACTACGTCAAATCCGAGGACGATCGGGTGGTCGACCTCCTAACCGGGACGCTCGACACCGACGGACTGGTCGACGTCGAGGAGCCGATCTGGACGTTCGACCGCGACGGGACGGTCTCGGAGGGACGGGACGCCGACGAGCACAAGTGGACCTACCGACAGGGGCTCACCCAGATCGCGAAGCGGCTGTTCGCCCGGACGGACGCGACCATCCGGCAAGAGACGCGGATAGATCGGCTGATCCGGGACGCGAACGCCGGACCTGCCGATCCCCAGTGGCGACTCGAAGACGATGACGGGGAGACGTGGGGACCGTTCGACGTGCTCTGTCTGAACCCGCCGGCTCCACAGACCGCCGAGTTGCTCCGATCGGCCGCGTGGGACGCAGACGTCCGGACGTCGCTCGTCGACGCGATCGAGGACGTCCCCTACCGGACGGTCTGGACGGGCGTCCTCCACTACCCGTTCGAACTCGAGAAGCCCTACTACGCGCTGGTGAACGCGGACAAGGACCACGAGATCGGCTGGGTCGCCCGCGAGGAGTGCAAACCCGGCCACATCCCCGAGGGCGAGTCGCTGCTGATCGTACAGGCCAACCACGACTGGTCGGTCGCCCACTACGACGACGACCTCGGCGAAAATATCCGGGCGCTGGCGGCGATGACTGTCGATATCCTCGACGACGATCGGCTCACCGATCCCGACTGGACCGACCACCAGGGCTGGCGGTACGCACAGCCGGAGGCGGGAGTGCTCGAGGGACCGCTCCGGGCGGCGGAGGACGCGAACCTCTACTGTCTCGGCGACTGGGTCGCCGGCGAGGGACGGATCCACGCCGCGTTACGAAACGGGCTCGACGTCAGTGAGCGGATCGTACTCTCGCGGTGA